CCACCAGTGTAAAAGGCTACATAAACTCACTGTGGAGCGGCCTTCGACGTGAAGCCGATATACCCAAAGCTAATTCTTTACTCGCTTTAAAGCACAGCTATATTGTACCTGGTGGACGTTTTCAAGAGATTTATTATTGGGATAGTTACTTTACTGCGCTGGGTTTAATTGATGCAGATAAAAGTGATGTAGTAGAAGATATGCTACAAAACTTCATAGACTTAATTAACGATTACGGCTGCATTCCCAATGGTAACCGCAGTTATTATTTATCGCGTTCACAACCGCCTATTTTAGCGCTGATGGTTGAGCTTTTATGGCAGCACACACACAGTAAAACACATAATTTAGCTTGGCTTAAATTGTGTGTTGAAGCTTTAATAAAAGAGCACGCATTTTGGATGCAAGGAGCAGGTACACTCGATGATGCGCAAACAAGTGTAAAACGCGCAGTAACAATGCCATGTGGTGGGGTATTAAATCGCTATTGGGATGATGAGGCGGCTCCTCGCGCAGAGTCATTAAGAGAAGACTTAGCGCTTGCATCAAGGTTTAGTGATGATAAAAAACCTGAGTTTTATCGTAATATTCGTGCTGCGTGCGAATCTGGGTGGGACTTTAGCTCGCGCTGGTTAGCCGAGTCAAACTTACTAAGCTCAATTCAAACGACAGATATTGTACCTATAGATCTAAATTGCCTACTGTACAATTTAGAAAATCAGCTTAGTGAATGTTTTAAATTGCTTGGCAATGAGCAACAATCACAAACGTACAGCAACTATGCTGTAAAAAGAAAGTCGCTTATTAATCAATATCTTTGGAGCAATGAGAAGCGTTTTTTTGTTGATTATAATCATAAGCTATCTAAGCCGTCTGCTATTTTAAGTGCAGCGGCAAGTACCGCGCTTTTTGTTAATTTAGCCTCGCAACAGCAAGCTGAACTGGTTGCAAACGTATTGAGCGAGCAGTTTTTAAAAGCAGGCGGCATTGTAACCACTGTTGTTGATACTCCACAGCAATGGGACAGCCCGAATGGCTGGGCTCCATTACAATGGTTTGCGGTAAAAGGCTTGCGTAATTATGGTATTGAACAATTAGCTACACGCATAATGAAAAACTGGCTAACAATGGTAGAACAAGATTTTATTGAAAATAAATGCTTGCTCGAAAAATATAATGTATGCACACCGCAAAAAAAAGCCAGCGGGGGGGAATATCAAGTACAACAAGGATTTGGTTGGACTAACGGTGTAACATCGCGCTTTTATATGCTTACTAAAGATTGATTTGCCTTAACTGCTTTACAGAGTAATCCACTACTAAGGTATACCAAAAGAGCATTGTGTTTTGTAGTTAATTTAGGTAATGTGACATAAACGTTTCAAGGATGAATTTTATGTTAAATAAGAAGTGTGCATTTATCAAAACAACGTTTAAATCTTCTGCTTATGCAGCTAGCTACACTACTGTTTTAAATACGTTAAATGTATTGTTTAAAGATATTAAAATGGATGATGCGCTTCCTAAAATTGGGCAACGAGATAATGTTGAGTTGTTCCTCATCGATGGTGCTGATAAAGATTGGCACTCATTGATCCCTGCCGAATTAATTTGTTTAGCTAAGCAACATAAGGTGATTTTATTTAATGTTGAATCAAGTGCTGTATGTGAGAAAAACTTATTATTAAACCACTTCAATGGTGTTTTTTATAGCTCAGATGCTGCAGAGGATATTTTTAAAGCGCTTGTAAGAATAACCGATGGCGAGCTATGGTTTACTCGTAAAGTGATTTCTGGTGCATTCAAAGATATATTAAATGCAGCCTCATCTCACAATTTATTGCACGACGACATAGTACTTAGTAAATCGGATTACGAAAACTTAACTAAACGCGAAAAATCGGTAATTCAATTAATAGCGCAGGGTGCGAGTAACGATAAAATAGCGAACAAACTCAATATTAGTGATCACACAGTGAAAACCCACCTTTATAGTGCGTTTAAAAAGACTCAATCGCGTAACCGTATAGAGCTTGCAAATTGGGCACAGCGCTATATTTCGGTATTACTTCCATTAGATAATTAAATGAAAAGGCTATATGTATAGCCTTTTATTTTTTAAGCTTGTTTTTTAGCCCAAAGTCCTCGATCTATGCCTTTAGTAATTAAATCAGTAAGCGCTTTTTCTATGGCTTGTGTCACGCAAATACTCATAGGTTCGTTATCACTAAATCCAGCTTCGGCTTCGGCTAAACGTTTGTAACTAACATATCTAAAGAAGCCTGCTCGCATTTCTTGGCTCAATACTTTTTTGCTGGTGGCTACTGATAACAGTACTTGCCCAGTTCTTACATCGACTGCGCGCAAATAAATTGAGATTGCATCTTCACGATATAGCTCAGAGGCACCAATACCAAAGTATTCCATCCCTAATCCGCCAGTTTTTACATTGGTATCGTAGCTAATAATGCCACCTTCTAAAATAATTTTAGCGGTGGTTAATGGCGGTAGCTCGCCTTGACTAGGGTTAGTCGCTTGTGCCGCTCTAATAATTTTTCGTTCAGTCAAAATATTTTGCAAACCCTCACGTTCAACCGGCGTAAACCAGTCAGACTCATGTAATGCTTGCACTAGAATAGAGTTTGCACCTTGAGTGACGGCCGTTGAAAACGAGCTAACATTAGTCTGTGGTTTATATTGACCGGTTTGATCGCGAAATGAATAAACCGAAACTGGAATGCTACCCGCAGGTTTAGGTAAGCTTTTTAAATCAGAAAAAACATCTGTTGGCTCTAACGTTACCGCACTTTGTTTTGACGGAGGAATTAAATTACCCATAGTAGAGCAACCACTAAGAGAAAGAGCGATTGTTATTATAATTACTTTATACATTATCCAAACCTCGGAACTTCAATGATCACCACAGAGTCATCAATTATGTTTGTTATTTTTACAGTGATTGTGTCGGTTGTGCTGGTGATGACTTCTATTTGATAATCACCACTCATAAATATAGAGTCTTGGTTAAAAATACTGTCTTCAATATTTTCGCCAAAGGCCATATCTGTTATTTCTCTAACCATACGGTTTAAGTATGTTCGCTCTAATGAGTCTTGAAATTGCTCAGCGTATCCTTTTTCGACAACCGGTGCTCTATGTTTATTTTGTGCTTGTGCCTTACTAAGTAACATATTGGCATTGAGTGGATTACCGCCAAAGCTCGGGTTAATAGGGGTATAAATAATTTCAGTAGCGGAGACTGAAAAGCTTAAAGTTGTTATTATTGTTAATGCTATTTTTTTCATTTTTACCATCCATTTAATGCCATATCAGGAGAGGAGACTTTCATATTGGAACGCGCCATGGCGTCTATAACTGTGTAAACAGCTTGTTCTACACGTTCATCAAGTGGCTCTAGTCTTCGCCCTAAGTATGTTGCATAAACAACTTGATTATTCATTATTAAGGTTAATTTCGTACCTGCTTTTGGAATGACGGTTTCTTTAATCTCTATATTAAAGCCAGCGGTAGAGGGGAGATCTCGCCAGTAATTAGAAAATTCGTAATAAAACTGATGACCAAAGCGACTAATACTACGATCGAGCAATAAACCATCTATCTCTAGGTCATCAGCAGCCGTTACCACTGGTGAACAAAAGAGTAAAACGGCAAGTAAGTAGGTGTGTTTTGTTTTTATCATAAAGAAAAAAGGGAGAGTCAATCTCCCTCTCATTTATCAATTACATTTGTGTAATTGTTGTTGTATTGCCATCACCCAATTGAGTAACAGAAACAGTGCTATTAAAACCAATAACAGCGCCTTCAACAATATTATCATTACCAGTTTGAGTAACATTAAATGCTACATTTTCACCACCGAGTAAAAATGCTGAATCATCAGTTCCAATAACCCAGTTTCCAATACCTTCTTGTGAAATATCAACGCTATGACCATTTCCTTCAACCATCATATCCACAAGGTTGATGTCGCCATTTTGGGCAATATCAATTTGGTTTGAGTTACTATCTAAGATACCAGCAAGAGTTACGATTGCCTCGTTCTGATTACCAGTTTGGTTAATATCGATATCATTATTGTTAGATGTTAATGCCATATTCGGGTAAGAAGACTGAACTAAAATTGCATTCTCATCACCGGCTTGAGTTAGATTAACGTCATTGTCTGAGCCATTAAAGTTAGCTAAATGCGCTGAATTTAAATTTCCCATTTGATTAATATCAAATTCGTTATTTGAGCCTAATACACCCATGTATGCTTCGTTAGATGCACCATTTTGGTTTGCTTTTAACTCATTATTGTCACCAATAAGTTCTGCAGTAACCATGTTCTCAGTATCAACTTGGGTAATTTCAACTTCATTACCTTGGCCTTCGAACAAAGCCGAATCGGCTACGTTATCAGTACCTTCTTGGTCGATATCAATGCTGTTTTCACTGCCGACTACATCAGTGAAGGCAACCGCATTTGTATTACCTTCTTGCTCAACGAGAATTTCATTAACATCACCTGAAATATTATTAAAAGTGACCGCATTTCTGTCACCTTCTTGCACAACATCAATTTCGTTATCATTGCCTTGTAGCGAAGTAACTTTAAATGTGTTCCAGAAGCCCGCTTGGCTAAGGTATATTAAATTATCATCACCGGTTAGCATTGATACTTCGGCTTCACTCCATTCACCGCTTTGAAAAGCAGTAATTTCATTGGCATTGCCTTGCATGTCCATGTTGTAAAACCAATGTCCACCAGAGCCTTGCTCTACTTCAACGTAGTTATCATCGCCAGTTACAATATTAATAGCTTCGTTGTTAACTAAAAAGCCTTGACCGTTTTGGCTAACGTAAACATTATTATTATTACCTGTAACCTCTGTTAATGCGCCATTTGCAGTACCATCTTGAAAATAGGCTTGATCGTTATTGTCGCCAACGGTCGTTACTTTAGTGTAATTGCCAAACTGTAATTGGGTGACTTCATTTGTATTGTTTTCACCAACGGTTTCTACAATCATGGTGTTACTGTCACCGTCTTGCATGAGCACCGCAGTATTATTGTTAAGGACTTGCTCTAAAGTAATTGAGTTTGAATCACTTTGAATTGAAACTTGTGCGCTTAAAGGTGAGGTCGATACATTTTTATCTGCCGTGTTGGCGTGAACAGCAAAGCTTGATCCCATTGCTATTGCAATAGCACAGCTAAGAATTGACTTATTTAGTCTCATTATTATTCTCCTTGAAATACAAAATTAAACACCTTGATTATTTATTGAGTTTTAATAAGGTGTTTGTCGTTACAGCATGCCGTGCTGTGATAATGTGTGATTAACTTTTTTATTCTTAAACGTAAGGTGCTTTTTAATTATGAAAGTAGAAAC
The genomic region above belongs to Pseudoalteromonas undina and contains:
- the treF gene encoding alpha,alpha-trehalase TreF — protein: MSFFNSQLFKDVQTQHIFSDCKTFADATARVDWQSACIQYEQIAPLDKTQLRDFVDAHFITTPLLTMKGAANTTSVKGYINSLWSGLRREADIPKANSLLALKHSYIVPGGRFQEIYYWDSYFTALGLIDADKSDVVEDMLQNFIDLINDYGCIPNGNRSYYLSRSQPPILALMVELLWQHTHSKTHNLAWLKLCVEALIKEHAFWMQGAGTLDDAQTSVKRAVTMPCGGVLNRYWDDEAAPRAESLREDLALASRFSDDKKPEFYRNIRAACESGWDFSSRWLAESNLLSSIQTTDIVPIDLNCLLYNLENQLSECFKLLGNEQQSQTYSNYAVKRKSLINQYLWSNEKRFFVDYNHKLSKPSAILSAAASTALFVNLASQQQAELVANVLSEQFLKAGGIVTTVVDTPQQWDSPNGWAPLQWFAVKGLRNYGIEQLATRIMKNWLTMVEQDFIENKCLLEKYNVCTPQKKASGGEYQVQQGFGWTNGVTSRFYMLTKD
- a CDS encoding curlin codes for the protein MRLNKSILSCAIAIAMGSSFAVHANTADKNVSTSPLSAQVSIQSDSNSITLEQVLNNNTAVLMQDGDSNTMIVETVGENNTNEVTQLQFGNYTKVTTVGDNNDQAYFQDGTANGALTEVTGNNNNVYVSQNGQGFLVNNEAINIVTGDDNYVEVEQGSGGHWFYNMDMQGNANEITAFQSGEWSEAEVSMLTGDDNLIYLSQAGFWNTFKVTSLQGNDNEIDVVQEGDRNAVTFNNISGDVNEILVEQEGNTNAVAFTDVVGSENSIDIDQEGTDNVADSALFEGQGNEVEITQVDTENMVTAELIGDNNELKANQNGASNEAYMGVLGSNNEFDINQMGNLNSAHLANFNGSDNDVNLTQAGDENAILVQSSYPNMALTSNNNDIDINQTGNQNEAIVTLAGILDSNSNQIDIAQNGDINLVDMMVEGNGHSVDISQEGIGNWVIGTDDSAFLLGGENVAFNVTQTGNDNIVEGAVIGFNSTVSVTQLGDGNTTTITQM
- a CDS encoding response regulator transcription factor — translated: MLNKKCAFIKTTFKSSAYAASYTTVLNTLNVLFKDIKMDDALPKIGQRDNVELFLIDGADKDWHSLIPAELICLAKQHKVILFNVESSAVCEKNLLLNHFNGVFYSSDAAEDIFKALVRITDGELWFTRKVISGAFKDILNAASSHNLLHDDIVLSKSDYENLTKREKSVIQLIAQGASNDKIANKLNISDHTVKTHLYSAFKKTQSRNRIELANWAQRYISVLLPLDN
- a CDS encoding CsgG/HfaB family protein, coding for MYKVIIITIALSLSGCSTMGNLIPPSKQSAVTLEPTDVFSDLKSLPKPAGSIPVSVYSFRDQTGQYKPQTNVSSFSTAVTQGANSILVQALHESDWFTPVEREGLQNILTERKIIRAAQATNPSQGELPPLTTAKIILEGGIISYDTNVKTGGLGMEYFGIGASELYREDAISIYLRAVDVRTGQVLLSVATSKKVLSQEMRAGFFRYVSYKRLAEAEAGFSDNEPMSICVTQAIEKALTDLITKGIDRGLWAKKQA
- a CDS encoding curli assembly protein CsgF; translation: MVKMKKIALTIITTLSFSVSATEIIYTPINPSFGGNPLNANMLLSKAQAQNKHRAPVVEKGYAEQFQDSLERTYLNRMVREITDMAFGENIEDSIFNQDSIFMSGDYQIEVITSTTDTITVKITNIIDDSVVIIEVPRFG
- a CDS encoding curli production assembly/transport protein CsgE, translating into MIKTKHTYLLAVLLFCSPVVTAADDLEIDGLLLDRSISRFGHQFYYEFSNYWRDLPSTAGFNIEIKETVIPKAGTKLTLIMNNQVVYATYLGRRLEPLDERVEQAVYTVIDAMARSNMKVSSPDMALNGW